One segment of Ancylothrix sp. D3o DNA contains the following:
- a CDS encoding adenosine deaminase — protein sequence MALHAELHRHLGGSVVPRILWRYFQRHNGEFTQRFEEYQDFEIFYTKPRNTLDEYLELHTLVEGVQTAEMLPYFIYRLIRGAYTFENLAYLELRYTPYLRTPEHLSQSERIDKMAEIVQIVGTASQLNDCPLITSQILCLHSRLPYEVNRAIVDLAAQSRHFVCGVDLAGGDAQYAERLDEFIGLYHYARSLGLNTTGHLYETESGCYPELLPYLMRIGHGIQIPLKHPELLPEIARRNQCLEVCPTTYIKTGTLKDLQQLKIVFDRCFEAGVDIAICTDNAGLHNMRLPFEYENLLTLDIIDFRQLQACQEAAFRHAFAWPHTKAPASILTNIIKPEPVAI from the coding sequence GTGGCTTTACACGCAGAATTACACCGGCACTTAGGCGGTTCGGTTGTGCCTCGCATTCTCTGGCGTTATTTCCAACGGCATAACGGGGAATTTACCCAGCGCTTTGAGGAATATCAAGATTTTGAGATATTTTACACCAAACCCCGCAACACGCTTGATGAATATTTAGAACTGCACACCTTGGTTGAAGGTGTACAAACGGCAGAAATGTTGCCGTACTTTATTTATCGGCTAATTCGCGGCGCCTATACCTTTGAAAATCTCGCGTATTTAGAATTACGCTACACGCCTTATTTACGCACCCCAGAACATTTGAGTCAGTCTGAGCGTATTGACAAAATGGCAGAGATTGTTCAAATTGTTGGCACTGCCAGTCAGTTAAATGATTGTCCGCTGATTACAAGTCAAATTTTGTGTTTGCATTCTCGCTTACCTTATGAAGTCAACCGCGCAATTGTTGATTTAGCCGCTCAATCTCGACATTTTGTTTGTGGCGTTGATTTAGCCGGTGGCGACGCCCAATATGCTGAAAGGTTGGACGAATTTATTGGGCTTTATCATTATGCGCGTTCTTTGGGTTTAAATACCACCGGCCACCTTTACGAAACCGAGAGCGGTTGTTATCCAGAACTTTTACCCTATTTAATGCGAATTGGGCACGGCATCCAAATTCCCTTAAAACATCCTGAATTGTTGCCAGAAATTGCCCGCCGTAACCAATGTTTAGAAGTGTGTCCTACCACCTATATCAAAACCGGCACTCTCAAGGACTTGCAACAGTTAAAAATTGTTTTTGATCGTTGTTTTGAGGCCGGAGTTGATATTGCCATTTGCACGGATAATGCCGGTTTGCATAATATGCGATTGCCCTTTGAGTATGAAAATTTGCTGACGCTGGATATCATCGATTTTCGGCAATTACAAGCCTGTCAAGAAGCAGCTTTTCGTCACGCTTTCGCATGGCCTCACACCAAGGCACCGGCATCAATTTTAACCAATATCATTAAACCGGAACCTGTAGCCATCTGA